The following are from one region of the Gemmatimonadota bacterium genome:
- a CDS encoding acetate--CoA ligase family protein — MSEPGCEAGPHPLAPIFQPRSVAVVGASTDHRKRGNRVLVALREGGYAGSVYPVNPRGGVLRGHRVHTSIESLPEAPDLALVCRPAEAVPEVVAECGRRGIAGAVVLAVGFGESGEEGERLARATLEEARRFGVRIVGPNTSGILNAHTGLNLIGWSKPAPGRMALLVQSGNIALEIANTLCAGGGEGISICVGLGNRLDVGFAECLDYLAHDPATEAILVHAEGLGDARKFIRVAARVSRRKPVVAILGGRSREGRKAAISHTGSLGGSHELLRTGLEQAGVTLIDRTDEIVPVLTALAGRPNGGRGGNDGSGGRAPDDAPGVLVLTDGGGQATLAADLLSELGVPQASLLESTRLALRRELGPAAAVGNPVDVAGAADTDPEAFARTVRVLAEDPGVGVLLVIGLFGGYSLRFSSELADAEDRAARVMVETAGRSRLPVVVHSTYARNDTPPLRTFAGAGVPVVESLEVAVRAAAELWRRGEALARPPWQPLDAAMAGGRRSRPRPSHGGAVRSERRILTEPEAADLLSGFGLVFPRRVVCRSAGELPSALAELGCPVVLKAVSAHLPHKTEAGAVVTDIGSPAEAERAFKRIVADAGAHLARRPPTSERKLSDRPEIEEVLVARMLASPVAELLIGVRRDEEVGPVLTLGAGGRRAEALGDVVHRLLPLEEEDLRAMIRSLRVSRVLKGYRGGPAADETAIIRAAQGLAASLAAREDLLEAEINPLFALPDRAVAADALVVLRSE; from the coding sequence TTGTCCGAACCCGGCTGCGAGGCGGGACCCCACCCGCTGGCACCCATCTTCCAGCCGCGCTCCGTCGCGGTCGTCGGGGCATCCACCGACCATCGAAAGCGGGGCAACCGCGTTCTGGTCGCTCTGCGCGAGGGGGGCTACGCGGGCTCGGTCTATCCGGTCAACCCGCGGGGTGGAGTTCTCCGCGGTCACCGAGTCCACACCTCGATAGAGTCGCTCCCCGAGGCCCCCGATCTCGCCCTCGTGTGCAGACCTGCCGAAGCCGTTCCGGAGGTGGTCGCGGAGTGCGGGCGCCGCGGGATCGCCGGCGCGGTCGTGCTGGCGGTGGGATTCGGGGAATCGGGCGAGGAGGGCGAGAGGCTGGCTCGGGCCACGCTCGAGGAGGCGCGCCGGTTCGGGGTCCGCATCGTCGGCCCGAACACCTCGGGCATCCTGAACGCGCATACGGGATTGAATCTGATCGGGTGGAGCAAGCCGGCTCCCGGGCGGATGGCCCTCCTGGTTCAGTCGGGCAATATCGCGCTCGAAATAGCCAACACTCTATGCGCCGGAGGCGGCGAAGGGATCTCGATCTGCGTCGGGCTCGGCAATCGGCTCGACGTTGGATTCGCCGAGTGCCTGGATTACCTCGCCCACGACCCGGCGACCGAGGCGATCCTGGTCCACGCCGAAGGCTTGGGCGACGCCCGGAAGTTCATTCGGGTGGCCGCCCGGGTGTCGCGGCGAAAGCCGGTGGTCGCCATTCTGGGCGGACGCTCGCGCGAGGGCAGGAAGGCTGCGATCTCGCACACCGGGAGCCTGGGCGGAAGTCACGAGCTTCTCCGCACCGGACTGGAGCAGGCGGGCGTGACTCTGATCGATCGAACCGACGAGATCGTCCCCGTCCTTACCGCTCTCGCGGGCCGGCCGAACGGCGGGAGGGGGGGAAACGACGGCTCGGGCGGACGCGCCCCCGACGACGCGCCCGGAGTGCTCGTGCTCACGGACGGAGGCGGGCAGGCGACCCTCGCCGCCGACCTGCTCAGCGAGCTGGGAGTTCCGCAGGCCAGCCTTCTCGAAAGCACCAGGCTGGCGCTAAGACGAGAGCTGGGCCCGGCGGCGGCCGTGGGAAACCCCGTGGACGTCGCCGGAGCGGCTGATACCGATCCCGAGGCCTTCGCGCGGACCGTGAGAGTGTTGGCCGAGGATCCCGGTGTGGGCGTCCTCCTCGTGATCGGGCTCTTCGGCGGTTACTCCCTCCGCTTCTCGTCGGAGCTCGCGGACGCGGAGGATCGAGCCGCGCGGGTCATGGTGGAGACGGCGGGTCGCAGCCGGCTGCCGGTGGTGGTGCATTCCACGTACGCGAGGAACGACACGCCGCCGCTGCGCACCTTCGCCGGCGCAGGGGTGCCGGTGGTGGAGTCGCTGGAGGTCGCGGTCCGTGCCGCGGCCGAACTCTGGAGGCGAGGAGAGGCGCTCGCGCGACCGCCCTGGCAGCCTCTCGACGCGGCGATGGCTGGCGGACGGCGCTCGAGGCCTCGGCCGTCGCATGGGGGTGCCGTTCGGTCGGAGCGGCGGATCCTGACCGAGCCCGAGGCGGCCGACCTGCTCTCCGGCTTCGGGTTGGTATTCCCGCGCAGGGTCGTCTGCCGAAGCGCGGGGGAGCTTCCCTCCGCTCTCGCCGAGCTGGGTTGTCCGGTCGTGCTCAAGGCCGTGTCGGCGCACCTTCCGCACAAGACCGAGGCGGGCGCGGTGGTTACGGACATCGGATCGCCTGCCGAGGCCGAGAGGGCGTTCAAGCGAATCGTGGCGGACGCCGGCGCCCATTTGGCCCGGCGCCCTCCCACCTCCGAGCGCAAGTTGTCGGATCGGCCGGAGATCGAAGAGGTGCTCGTTGCCCGGATGCTCGCCTCGCCGGTGGCCGAGCTGCTGATCGGCGTGCGCAGGGACGAGGAGGTGGGCCCGGTGCTGACCCTCGGGGCAGGCGGTCGCCGGGCCGAGGCGCTGGGCGACGTTGTCCACCGCCTTCTTCCCCTTGAAGAAGAGGACCTCCGAGCCATGATCCGTTCCTTGAGAGTGTCGCGGGTCCTGAAGGGTTATCGCGGAGGGCCGGCCGCCGACGAAACCGCGATCATCCGCGCGGCGCAGGGGCTGGCCGCATCCCTAGCCGCGAGGGAGGACCTGCTCGAAGCCGAGATAAACCCGCTCTTCGCTCTACCTGACCGTGCCGTTGCCGCGGATGCTCTGGTGGTGTTGCGGTCGGAGTGA
- a CDS encoding enoyl-CoA hydratase/isomerase family protein, protein MSHSQVIQFHRRAIIHDYVGRVLVLRLNRPSRLNAVNTELYETLERAVEQAVTDLEVRCIVLTGEGRAFCAGADLKAHSEQGPPVGPARAQYIDLAQRTNYLLQVCRIPIIAAVNGPAVGAGLELALSADFMVVAEDAKLRLPELVLGTFVGGGAVYTLAERVGVAKAREIMYLGEFFSGKDAFEMGLAYRAVPVEQVEDCALELANRLAAVAPLSFARAKELVGPAGGPHRLEALEDEAEALDELFGTKDWQEGLKAFREGRPPDFTGK, encoded by the coding sequence ATGAGCCACTCCCAGGTGATCCAATTCCATCGGCGAGCGATCATTCACGATTACGTGGGCCGGGTGCTTGTCCTCCGCCTCAACCGACCGTCCAGACTCAACGCGGTCAACACCGAACTCTACGAGACGCTCGAACGCGCCGTGGAACAGGCCGTCACGGACCTCGAGGTGAGGTGTATCGTGCTGACCGGCGAGGGGCGAGCTTTTTGCGCCGGCGCCGACCTCAAGGCGCACTCCGAACAGGGGCCGCCCGTCGGTCCGGCGCGCGCGCAGTACATCGATCTCGCTCAGCGCACCAACTACCTGCTTCAGGTGTGTCGGATCCCGATAATCGCCGCAGTCAACGGTCCGGCGGTCGGGGCCGGTCTCGAGCTCGCGCTCTCGGCGGATTTCATGGTGGTGGCCGAAGACGCCAAGCTGCGGCTGCCCGAGCTGGTGCTCGGCACCTTCGTGGGTGGCGGCGCGGTGTACACGCTCGCCGAACGGGTGGGAGTGGCGAAGGCTCGGGAGATCATGTATCTGGGTGAGTTCTTCTCGGGCAAGGACGCCTTCGAGATGGGGCTGGCATACCGGGCCGTGCCGGTGGAACAGGTCGAGGATTGCGCTTTGGAGCTCGCGAACCGACTCGCTGCCGTAGCGCCGCTCTCCTTCGCCCGAGCCAAGGAGCTAGTCGGTCCGGCCGGAGGCCCCCACCGGCTGGAGGCGCTTGAGGACGAGGCCGAAGCCTTGGACGAGCTCTTCGGCACGAAGGACTGGCAGGAGGGACTGAAGGCGTTTCGGGAAGGCAGGCCGCCCGACTTCACGGGGAAGTAA
- a CDS encoding metal-dependent transcriptional regulator, producing the protein MRLASTATEVFTLQYIVNIRGSGQGETGVGLSPSVEDYLKVIHALQETRRDSAAGVPTSSIADELDVQPASVTGMVKKLAESGLLRHAPYRGVRLTERGRSEALRVLRRHRILETYLCERLGYDHASVHPEACRLEHAASEELIERMSLALGTPSHDPHGTPIPRVQNEE; encoded by the coding sequence ATGCGCTTGGCTTCTACGGCGACCGAGGTGTTCACGCTCCAATATATAGTGAATATACGAGGCTCAGGTCAAGGCGAGACCGGCGTCGGCCTGTCACCGTCCGTGGAAGATTACCTCAAGGTCATCCACGCGCTCCAGGAGACCAGGCGCGATTCAGCCGCCGGCGTGCCCACCAGCTCCATCGCCGATGAGCTCGACGTGCAACCGGCGTCGGTGACCGGCATGGTCAAGAAGCTGGCGGAATCCGGGCTGCTCAGACACGCTCCCTACCGCGGCGTTCGCCTGACCGAGCGGGGTCGAAGCGAGGCCCTGCGCGTCCTCCGCCGGCACCGGATCCTCGAGACCTACCTGTGCGAGCGGCTGGGCTACGATCACGCCAGTGTTCACCCCGAGGCCTGCCGACTCGAGCACGCCGCCTCCGAGGAGCTCATCGAAAGAATGTCCCTCGCGCTCGGAACGCCGAGCCACGACCCGCACGGCACTCCCATTCCGAGGGTGCAGAACGAGGAGTGA
- a CDS encoding cache domain-containing protein, giving the protein MKGRMLAVALVGFLPALVLFLFVTAKQREFRIAEHENELRSFARVSAVEYGRLLHQGEALLGVLSEFPEVTEEGSACSRRLAAVMRHLEHFTTVSLIGLDGYLMCGALGDGTLYIGDRAYFRRALATNRFSMGEYAVGRITGKPIVGLAIPINTEDGVDVESVLSMSLDLDAVGNEASSMNIPVATTFTVLDGAGNVMVRVRDAAGFAADTVGSVAPDEFMAMITGVAGTVYGTDLDGVERAMAVEPLRGTGAGILGYLVVGGATDVLDEADDLARTELLILLAGLLFLGAVTYGLSRKLT; this is encoded by the coding sequence GTGAAAGGTCGAATGCTAGCGGTGGCGCTGGTGGGATTCCTTCCGGCTCTCGTGCTCTTCCTTTTCGTGACGGCGAAGCAGCGCGAGTTCCGGATCGCGGAGCACGAAAACGAACTTCGGAGCTTCGCTCGAGTATCGGCGGTGGAGTACGGCCGATTACTTCACCAGGGGGAAGCCTTGCTCGGGGTTCTATCCGAGTTCCCGGAAGTGACCGAGGAAGGCTCCGCGTGTTCGAGGCGGCTCGCAGCGGTGATGAGGCACCTCGAGCACTTCACCACGGTGTCTCTAATCGGGCTGGACGGCTATCTCATGTGCGGAGCGCTTGGGGACGGCACCCTCTACATCGGTGACCGCGCCTACTTCCGGAGAGCGCTGGCCACCAACCGCTTCAGCATGGGCGAGTACGCCGTCGGCCGCATAACCGGGAAACCGATCGTGGGCTTGGCCATTCCGATCAACACGGAAGACGGAGTGGATGTCGAGTCGGTGCTCTCCATGTCTCTCGACCTCGACGCCGTAGGCAACGAGGCTTCGTCGATGAACATTCCGGTCGCGACCACTTTCACCGTCCTCGACGGCGCCGGCAACGTGATGGTCAGAGTCCGGGATGCGGCCGGATTCGCCGCGGACACCGTCGGCAGCGTGGCCCCTGACGAGTTCATGGCCATGATCACCGGTGTGGCCGGCACCGTCTACGGCACGGACCTGGACGGGGTGGAACGCGCAATGGCCGTCGAACCTCTGCGCGGCACAGGCGCGGGCATTCTCGGCTACCTGGTGGTGGGCGGCGCCACCGACGTGCTCGACGAGGCCGACGACCTCGCGCGAACCGAGCTCCTCATCCTCCTCGCCGGTCTTCTTTTCCTCGGCGCGGTGACCTACGGGCTGTCCCGAAAGCTCACCTGA
- a CDS encoding Ku protein, giving the protein MPSVRPIGTSLIAFGLVSLPIKIYSTAESSRRVSFNMIWKERGVRVRQQYIDPADGAVVPRSEIVKGYEFDKDRFVTFTKEELEVVETPMRPEIEIVSFVPADSVDRLYSSRAYFLGPGEGGARPYRLLAEALRRTGRVAIAKQAARGKQHIVAIRPHRDAQALVMEQLYYADEVRPVEVLEIDEGEVSDTELALAEQLIAQGSADAFDPSQFRDEVREKTLGLIQAKVEGERIVTTAKPRETTKIIDLMEALKASIATSEAGSTDGQDDEDEAETRAVGAA; this is encoded by the coding sequence ATGCCTTCCGTTCGCCCCATCGGCACCTCGCTGATCGCTTTCGGCCTGGTTTCGCTGCCGATCAAGATCTACTCGACCGCCGAGTCCTCCCGTCGAGTCTCGTTTAATATGATATGGAAGGAACGCGGCGTACGCGTTCGGCAACAGTACATCGACCCCGCCGACGGTGCCGTGGTGCCGCGCAGCGAGATCGTGAAAGGATACGAGTTCGACAAGGATCGCTTCGTCACCTTCACCAAGGAGGAGCTGGAGGTGGTCGAGACGCCCATGCGGCCGGAGATCGAGATCGTGTCGTTCGTGCCGGCCGACTCGGTGGATCGGCTCTACAGCAGCCGCGCCTACTTCCTCGGCCCGGGAGAGGGCGGCGCCCGTCCGTACCGACTCCTGGCCGAGGCCCTGAGAAGAACCGGCCGGGTGGCGATCGCCAAGCAGGCGGCTCGCGGCAAGCAGCACATCGTCGCCATCCGTCCGCACCGGGATGCGCAGGCGCTCGTCATGGAGCAGCTCTACTATGCCGACGAGGTGCGCCCGGTCGAAGTCCTGGAAATCGACGAAGGCGAGGTGTCGGATACGGAACTCGCCCTTGCGGAGCAACTGATCGCGCAGGGTTCGGCGGACGCGTTCGATCCAAGCCAGTTCCGCGACGAAGTTCGCGAGAAGACGCTCGGGCTGATTCAGGCCAAGGTCGAAGGCGAGCGGATCGTAACGACGGCGAAGCCGAGGGAGACCACGAAGATCATCGACCTCATGGAGGCGCTCAAGGCGTCCATCGCCACCTCCGAGGCCGGATCGACCGACGGACAGGACGACGAAGACGAGGCTGAGACCCGGGCCGTCGGCGCGGCGTGA
- a CDS encoding TipAS antibiotic-recognition domain-containing protein → MKLTRTNLDGARGDATEVASALAEIVADFAELMEAGARSDAEKAAELAERSRLLLDTVFPCSPHTHVRIAEMYETDPRFLGRFEGRADGLASFIADAIRANREVSERE, encoded by the coding sequence ATGAAGCTAACCAGGACGAACCTCGACGGAGCTCGCGGCGATGCGACGGAGGTGGCCTCGGCTCTCGCCGAAATCGTGGCGGATTTCGCCGAACTGATGGAAGCCGGAGCGAGGTCGGACGCCGAGAAGGCCGCCGAGCTGGCCGAGCGGTCGCGGCTCCTGCTCGACACCGTCTTCCCCTGTTCGCCGCACACCCATGTCAGGATCGCCGAGATGTACGAGACCGATCCGCGCTTTCTGGGCCGCTTCGAGGGCAGGGCCGACGGGCTGGCGTCGTTCATCGCGGACGCGATCCGGGCCAACCGCGAGGTGTCGGAACGCGAGTGA
- the ligD gene encoding DNA ligase D, protein MTADALAEYRAKRTAARTPEPFGGQVVAGGSVFVAQLHAATALHWDLRLEHEGVLLSWAVPKGPSPNQADKRLALRTEDHPLEYAEFEGLIPEGEYGAGPMIVWDRGFWTPEGSVADGLDQGKLLFALHGHKLHGMWTLVKTRQAPNSWLLIKERDEHLRPDGGTDDYPEDSIYSGLRVGELAHAERKANEIAAEATKAGARPGAVRAGRKPPMLAFADAPFSGDGWIFEVKYDGYRLVAERTGGEPYLRSRTGADITRTFPEIARAVRGLPYSLTLDGEVVVNGADGLPSFAAIQRRGKVTNATDALIAGTESPALYYAFDLLSFEGLDLRPLPLVERKRLLKALLPSVGPVRYVDHIEREGEAMFAHAEAMGLEGIVGKRSGSAYRSGRSRAWVKVRVSRVGHFVIVGWTDPGGSRTGFGALHLAGVEDEKYVYRGSVGSGFSEAALREISEALRSIGVAATPCSEGDPPAGKSHHWVEPSLGAEVEFRELSPAGHLRLPVFKRLLTDREVGAPAGLEPNAVAEERIVPFTNLDKVFWPEEGYTKGDLVEYHRRIAPWMLPYLRRRPLVMTRYPDGITGKSFYQKDAPKYAPTWFRRLKVWSDSSGRELSYFVADDLDSLLYVINLGTIPLHVWSSRVGTLPNPDWCVLDLDPKGAPFADVVVVAGAIRELCDDIGLPVFVKTSGSTGIHVLIPLAPGMTYEQSRFLGELLAKLVVADLPELATVERALDRREGKVYVDFLQNRRGSLIAAPFTVRPLPGAPVSAPLRWDEVVPGLAMKDHDMASVVERMEADGDPLAPVLTAIPDIADALGKLEKRLSG, encoded by the coding sequence GTGACCGCGGACGCTCTCGCCGAATACCGCGCCAAGCGGACCGCGGCCCGCACGCCGGAGCCGTTCGGCGGGCAGGTGGTCGCCGGAGGCAGCGTCTTCGTGGCCCAGTTGCACGCGGCCACCGCCCTGCACTGGGATCTCCGGCTCGAACACGAGGGCGTCCTCCTCTCGTGGGCTGTGCCCAAGGGGCCGTCGCCTAATCAGGCCGACAAGAGGCTCGCCCTTCGCACCGAGGACCATCCGCTCGAATACGCCGAGTTCGAAGGCCTGATACCGGAAGGCGAGTACGGCGCGGGGCCGATGATCGTCTGGGACAGGGGGTTCTGGACGCCCGAGGGCTCTGTCGCGGACGGGCTCGACCAGGGCAAGCTTCTCTTCGCGCTGCACGGTCACAAGCTTCACGGCATGTGGACGCTGGTGAAGACCAGGCAGGCCCCCAACTCCTGGCTTCTCATCAAGGAACGCGACGAACACCTGCGCCCGGACGGAGGCACCGACGACTACCCGGAAGACTCCATCTACTCCGGGCTGAGGGTAGGGGAGCTGGCCCACGCGGAGCGGAAGGCGAACGAGATCGCGGCCGAGGCGACGAAGGCCGGAGCGCGGCCGGGGGCGGTCCGAGCCGGGAGGAAGCCTCCGATGCTCGCGTTCGCGGACGCTCCTTTTAGCGGAGACGGATGGATCTTCGAGGTCAAGTACGACGGCTATCGTCTAGTCGCCGAGCGCACGGGCGGCGAGCCGTACCTGCGCTCCAGAACCGGTGCCGACATCACCCGCACCTTCCCGGAGATCGCTCGTGCCGTGCGCGGACTTCCCTACTCCCTGACGCTCGACGGCGAGGTGGTGGTGAACGGCGCCGACGGCCTGCCCTCGTTCGCCGCGATACAGCGGCGCGGGAAGGTGACGAACGCGACCGACGCCCTCATCGCCGGCACCGAGTCGCCCGCCCTCTACTACGCCTTCGACCTGCTCTCCTTCGAAGGACTCGACCTGAGACCGCTTCCGCTCGTCGAGCGCAAACGACTCCTCAAGGCTCTGCTCCCCAGCGTGGGGCCGGTGCGCTATGTGGATCACATCGAGCGCGAGGGCGAAGCCATGTTCGCGCATGCCGAAGCGATGGGGTTGGAAGGAATCGTGGGAAAACGGTCCGGCTCGGCCTACCGGTCGGGACGTTCCCGGGCCTGGGTCAAGGTTCGGGTGAGCCGCGTCGGCCACTTCGTGATCGTAGGCTGGACCGACCCCGGCGGCAGCCGGACGGGCTTCGGCGCCCTTCATCTGGCTGGCGTGGAGGACGAGAAATACGTGTATCGGGGCAGCGTGGGCAGCGGCTTCTCCGAGGCCGCGCTCCGCGAAATCTCGGAGGCCCTTCGAAGCATCGGAGTCGCGGCGACACCGTGCAGCGAGGGGGACCCGCCTGCGGGCAAGTCGCACCACTGGGTCGAACCGTCGCTCGGCGCGGAGGTCGAATTTCGAGAGCTGAGTCCAGCGGGGCACCTGCGTCTCCCCGTGTTCAAACGGCTTCTGACCGACAGGGAGGTCGGCGCACCGGCGGGCCTGGAGCCCAATGCGGTGGCCGAAGAACGCATCGTGCCCTTCACCAACCTGGACAAGGTGTTCTGGCCGGAGGAGGGCTACACGAAGGGCGACCTTGTCGAGTACCACCGGCGGATAGCCCCGTGGATGCTTCCGTATCTGCGCCGGCGTCCGCTGGTGATGACCAGGTATCCCGACGGTATCACCGGCAAATCCTTCTACCAGAAGGACGCTCCCAAGTATGCGCCGACCTGGTTCAGGAGGCTGAAGGTCTGGAGCGACAGCTCGGGACGGGAGCTTTCTTACTTCGTCGCCGACGACCTCGACTCACTGCTTTACGTGATCAACCTGGGCACCATCCCGCTCCACGTCTGGTCGAGCCGGGTGGGAACGCTTCCGAATCCCGACTGGTGCGTACTAGACCTCGACCCCAAGGGCGCACCCTTCGCGGACGTGGTCGTCGTCGCCGGCGCAATTCGCGAGCTCTGCGACGACATCGGCCTACCGGTTTTCGTCAAGACCAGCGGATCCACCGGCATCCACGTTCTCATCCCGCTCGCGCCCGGCATGACTTACGAGCAGTCGCGCTTCCTGGGCGAGCTTCTGGCCAAGCTCGTGGTGGCCGACCTGCCCGAGCTGGCCACAGTGGAGCGCGCTCTCGACCGACGCGAAGGGAAGGTTTACGTGGACTTCCTGCAGAACCGACGCGGGAGCCTGATAGCCGCGCCTTTTACCGTGCGGCCGCTGCCCGGGGCTCCGGTGTCGGCTCCGCTCCGGTGGGACGAGGTCGTGCCGGGGTTGGCCATGAAGGATCACGACATGGCCTCGGTGGTGGAGCGGATGGAAGCGGACGGCGATCCGCTCGCGCCCGTGCTGACCGCGATCCCGGATATCGCCGACGCCCTCGGGAAACTGGAGAAGCGGTTGAGCGGATAG
- a CDS encoding peptide MFS transporter — protein sequence MTNSDLNGRTFFGHPAGLATLFFTEMWERFSYYGMRALLILFMTEATTATLADGSPHAGLGLTTVTAGAIYGLYTALVYIMGLPGGWVADNLWGQRKAVFVGGCIITLGHFTMAVPTNFTFFLGLVFVIMGTGLLKPNVSTVVGELYPASADARRDAGFSIFYMGINLGAFLGPLVTGGLAENYNWHWGFGAAGVGMLLGLIQYRLTESRLGDAGLLKTEEPRVAIKAKERRFFTIFGGVVALVVLLGWLVSNGTVAVSIEEVALWLGYGVIVLVGLYFLYVWFLAGHTVREIKGTVVIFWLFLLVAVFWSGFEQAGSSLNLFARDSTDRSLAEWVPFMGSEIPASWFQSVNALFIIILAPVFGSIWVALQKMNANPSIPLKAAMGLLGLALGYLVIAWGAANAGDDGLASPAWLVVMYFLHTVGELCISPIGLSAVTRLAPVSRVGQMMGIWFVGAALGNLFAGLVAGQGVEEVGFAGLFRSITWVVGGVGIVALLASPFVRKLLKDE from the coding sequence ATGACCAACAGCGACCTCAACGGCCGGACCTTCTTCGGGCATCCGGCCGGACTGGCCACGCTTTTCTTCACCGAGATGTGGGAACGCTTCTCGTACTACGGGATGCGGGCGCTCCTCATTCTCTTCATGACGGAAGCGACCACCGCGACTCTCGCCGACGGTTCGCCGCACGCTGGTCTGGGGCTCACGACGGTAACCGCAGGAGCCATTTACGGTCTCTACACGGCCCTCGTCTACATCATGGGGCTGCCGGGCGGCTGGGTGGCCGACAATCTCTGGGGGCAGCGCAAGGCGGTCTTCGTCGGCGGCTGCATAATCACCCTCGGCCACTTCACCATGGCCGTCCCGACAAACTTCACCTTCTTTCTCGGGCTGGTATTCGTCATTATGGGCACCGGGCTGCTCAAGCCCAACGTGAGCACGGTGGTCGGAGAGCTCTACCCGGCCTCGGCGGACGCCCGGCGCGACGCCGGGTTCTCCATCTTCTACATGGGGATCAACCTCGGCGCCTTCCTCGGGCCGCTCGTCACCGGTGGTCTGGCCGAGAACTACAACTGGCACTGGGGATTCGGGGCCGCAGGAGTGGGCATGCTCCTGGGGCTCATCCAGTACCGTCTGACCGAGAGCCGCTTGGGTGACGCCGGTCTTCTGAAGACCGAGGAGCCTCGGGTCGCGATCAAGGCGAAGGAAAGGCGGTTCTTCACCATCTTCGGCGGAGTCGTCGCGCTCGTGGTTCTCCTCGGCTGGCTCGTCTCGAACGGAACCGTCGCCGTCTCCATCGAAGAGGTCGCCCTCTGGCTCGGATACGGCGTGATCGTTCTGGTCGGCCTCTACTTCCTCTACGTCTGGTTCCTGGCAGGCCACACCGTGCGCGAGATCAAGGGCACGGTAGTGATCTTCTGGCTCTTCCTGCTCGTGGCCGTCTTCTGGTCCGGATTCGAGCAGGCGGGCAGTTCGCTCAACCTCTTCGCCCGCGACTCGACCGACAGAAGCCTCGCCGAATGGGTGCCGTTCATGGGGTCCGAAATCCCGGCCTCGTGGTTCCAGTCTGTGAACGCGCTCTTCATCATCATCCTCGCCCCGGTCTTCGGCAGCATCTGGGTCGCACTCCAGAAAATGAACGCGAATCCGTCGATTCCGCTCAAGGCGGCGATGGGCCTTCTCGGACTGGCCCTCGGCTACCTGGTGATCGCCTGGGGCGCGGCCAATGCGGGCGACGACGGGCTGGCAAGCCCTGCCTGGCTCGTGGTGATGTACTTCCTGCACACGGTAGGCGAGCTTTGCATCTCGCCCATCGGCCTCTCCGCAGTCACCCGGCTCGCCCCGGTGAGCCGAGTCGGCCAGATGATGGGCATCTGGTTCGTGGGGGCGGCTCTGGGCAACCTCTTCGCGGGTCTGGTCGCCGGCCAAGGCGTCGAGGAGGTAGGCTTCGCCGGTCTCTTCCGCTCCATCACCTGGGTGGTCGGCGGAGTAGGGATCGTCGCGCTGCTCGCTTCGCCCTTCGTGCGCAAGCTGCTCAAGGACGAATAG
- a CDS encoding VOC family protein, giving the protein MENRTIPTGRPCWYELLTTDAESALTFYTELFGWGAHDFQAGEHPYTSWMNGGTPIGGMMEMPPSIPREVPPHWLMYVSTPDVDAFTAKAEGLGGGVLNRIDIDGVGRIAIVSDPASGGCFAAYQPADEAPGHDQEPRIGEVSWHELATEDVDEAWSFYSEMCGWERSSDFEIEGVGPYMMFKRGEKELGGMFARPPEMPACMWLNYFRVEDARAAAARVGELGGKVVEGPMEVPDGDMVAVCADAQGARFAVHSTATG; this is encoded by the coding sequence ATGGAGAACCGCACGATCCCGACCGGACGACCCTGCTGGTACGAACTGCTGACCACCGATGCCGAGAGCGCGCTCACCTTCTATACCGAGCTCTTCGGCTGGGGCGCCCACGACTTCCAGGCGGGCGAACATCCCTATACGTCCTGGATGAACGGCGGCACGCCCATCGGCGGGATGATGGAGATGCCGCCGAGCATTCCCAGGGAGGTGCCGCCGCACTGGCTCATGTATGTCTCCACACCGGACGTCGACGCCTTCACGGCCAAGGCCGAGGGGCTCGGGGGCGGCGTCCTCAACCGGATCGACATCGACGGCGTCGGACGCATCGCCATCGTGAGCGATCCGGCGAGCGGGGGATGCTTCGCGGCCTATCAGCCAGCGGACGAAGCGCCAGGCCACGACCAAGAACCGAGGATCGGCGAGGTCTCATGGCACGAGCTCGCGACCGAAGACGTCGACGAGGCGTGGAGCTTCTACTCCGAGATGTGCGGGTGGGAGCGGAGCTCCGACTTCGAGATCGAGGGGGTGGGGCCCTACATGATGTTCAAGCGGGGCGAGAAGGAGCTCGGCGGCATGTTCGCCCGCCCCCCCGAGATGCCGGCCTGCATGTGGCTCAACTACTTCCGAGTGGAAGACGCAAGGGCTGCGGCGGCGCGAGTCGGGGAGTTGGGCGGCAAGGTCGTCGAAGGTCCGATGGAGGTACCCGACGGCGACATGGTCGCGGTCTGCGCGGATGCGCAGGGAGCGCGCTTCGCGGTTCACTCCACCGCGACCGGTTGA